In the genome of Leeuwenhoekiella sp. MAR_2009_132, one region contains:
- a CDS encoding DUF6706 family protein, with protein sequence MTNTDWLNELVPEVSQGIKTAVMTARGVDPLAVYNGSESVELAEADLYMRMLIMPEFSEGSLSIKYNTSSLEDAANRIYLKYGDERYRSGQATIKRQKL encoded by the coding sequence ATGACAAATACTGACTGGCTTAATGAACTCGTTCCTGAGGTTAGTCAGGGCATAAAAACTGCTGTTATGACGGCCAGAGGGGTAGACCCTTTGGCTGTTTATAATGGTAGCGAATCCGTAGAATTAGCAGAAGCTGATTTATATATGCGGATGCTGATTATGCCAGAATTCTCTGAAGGGAGTTTAAGCATTAAGTACAATACTAGTTCTTTGGAAGATGCTGCTAATAGAATTTACCTGAAATATGGAGATGAACGCTATAGAAGCGGACAAGCTACTATTAAAAGGCAAAAGCTATGA